One window of the Zea mays cultivar B73 chromosome 3, Zm-B73-REFERENCE-NAM-5.0, whole genome shotgun sequence genome contains the following:
- the LOC100285535 gene encoding uncharacterized protein LOC100285535 precursor, translating into MARLLRAAAVLALLAVSTAALSAPAWAGGVSAGDLAHLGAAVVIRRGGGRACRGGTTVGECMEYLDVDAEGEADVAGMATGGSKRRVLQGGSGYIGYDALRRDNVPCSQRGASYYNCQPGAEANPYSRGCSAITQCRG; encoded by the coding sequence ATGGCGCGCCTGctccgcgccgccgccgtcctgGCGCTCCTGGCCGTCTCCACCGCCGCGCTGTCGGCGCCGGCGTGGGCGGGCGGCGTGTCCGCCGGCGACCTGGCCCATCTGGGCGCCGCCGTCGTGATtcggcgcggcggcgggcgggcgTGCCGCGGCGGTACGACGGTGGGCGAGTGCATGGAGTACCTGGACGTGGACGCCGAGGGCGAGGCCGACGTCGCCGGCATGGCCACGGGCGGCAGCAAGCGCCGGGTGCTGCAGGGCGGCTCCGGCTACATCGGCTACGACGCGCTGCGCCGGGACAACGTGCCCTGCTCGCAGCGCGGCGCGTCCTACTACAACTGCCAGCCCGGCGCCGAGGCCAACCCCTACTCCCGCGGCTGCAGCGCCATCACCCAGTGCAGGGGCTGA